The Streptomyces sp. NBC_01463 DNA window CTCTCGCCGCTCGCCGACGGCGGCTACGACGTGGCCGACTACCGCAGCATCGACCCCGCGTTCGGCACCCTCGCCGAAGCCGAGAAGCTGATCGCCGAGGCCCGCGAACTGGGCATCCGCACCATCATCGACGTCGTTCCCAACCATGTGTCCGACCAGCACGCCTGGTTCCGGGCCGCCCTCGAAGCCGGCTCCGGCAGCCCCGAGCGCGACCTCTTCCACTTCCGCACCGGGCGCGGCGCCGACGGCGAGATCCCGCCCAACGACTGGGTCTCCGAATTCGGCGGCACCCCGTGGACCCGGCTGGACGACGGCGAGTGGTACCTCCACCTCTTCGCCACCCAGCAGCCCGACCTCAACTGGGCACACCCCGCGGTCCGCCAGGAGCACGAGGACGTCCTGCGCTTCTGGTTCGAGCGCGGCGTCTCCGGCGTACGGATCGACTCCGCCGCCCTGCTCGCCAAGGACCCCGACCTGCCCGACTTCGTCCACGGCAGCGACCCGCACCCCTTCGTCGACCGCGACGAACTGCACGGGATCTACCGCTCCTGGCGGGCGATAGCCGACGAGTACGACGGCATCTTCGTCGGCGAGGTGTGGCTCCCGGACACCGAGCGGTTCGCCCGCTACCTGCGCCCCGACGAACTGCACACCGCCTTCAACTTCAACTTCCTGGCCTGCCCCTGGGACGCCGCACTGCTGCGCACCGCGATCGACGACACCCTCGCGGAACACGCCTCGGTAGGCGCGCCGGCCACCTGGGTCCTGTGCAACCACGACGTGACCCGCACCGTCACCCGCTACGGCCGCGCGGAAACCGGCTTCGACTTCGCCGCGAAGACCTTCGGGACGCCCACGGACCTGGCCCTCGGCACCCGCCGAGCCCGCGCCGCGGCCCTCCTCTCACTGGCCCTGCCCGGCGCCGCCTACCTCTACCAGGGCGAGGAGCTCGGATTGCCGGAGGCCGACATCCCGCTGGACCGCATCCAGGACCCGATGCACTTCCGCAAGGGCGGCGCCGACCCGGGCCGCGACGGCTGCCGGGTCCCGCTGCCCTGGGCGGCGGCGGAACCGTACGCCGGATTCGGGGGCACCGCCGAACCCTGGCTCCCGCAGCCCGACGGCTGGGCCTCGTACGCCGCCGACCTCCAGGAAGGAGACCCGGACTCGATGCTCAGCCTGTACCGCGAGGCCCTGCGGCTGCGCCGCACCGAGCCGGGCTTCGAAACGGCGGGGGAGCCCGGGATCGACCGGCTGGCCTGGCTGGACGCCGCGCCCGGCGTGCTCGCCTTCACCCGCACCGACGGACTCGTCTGCGTCGTCAACCTGGCCGCCGAGGCCGCCGCCCTGCCCCCGCACACCGCGGTCCTCCTCACCAGTGGCCCCCTCGACGACGCGGGGAGGCTGCCGCAGGACACCGCGGTCTGGCTGCGCGCCTGACCGGCGGACCCGGGACGCACCTGTGGACGGACCCGGCCGTGCGTGACGCACGGCCGGGCCCGGCAGGATCGCGGGGGAACGAGGGCTGCGGCACAGTGGGGCATATGGACGCTCCGAACGATCTGAATGCCCTGGCCGACGAGCACCTGGCCGCGGCCCGCACCTCCCCGCACGGCCGCAGCGCCCACCTCCTCCTGCACGAGGAGCCGCTGCGCCAGACCGTCATCGCGCTGGCCTCGGGCCGCGCACTCGACGAGCACAACGCCCCGCCCGCCGCCTCCCTCCAGGTGCTGCGCGGCACGGTCCGGCTCACCGCCGACTCCGGCGACGTGGAACTCGCGGCCGGACAGCTGTACCCGATCCCGCAGGAGCGGCACGGGCTGCTCGCCCTGGAGGACGCCGCGGTGCTGCTGACCGCCGTCAACGGCTGACGGCCCGGCCGGCCGGGGTGCGCGGCGGTGACCTCTTTGCCGCGCCGTCTTGTGGGAGCGCTCTCACGGTCGGCAGGATGAGCCGGTGACCCTGCTTCCCGGCCCACGGGCCTATCACCCGGACGACCGTGCCGCCCTCGCCGACATCTGCGTCCGCACGGCCGACAACGGCGGCGACTCCCGGCACCTGTACCCGGACCACGAGCTGATGCCGGCGATCTTCGCCGCGCCCTACGCCCACCTCGAACCCGGCCTGGCCTTCGTCCTCGACGACGGGACCGGCCGGGCGGTCGGTTACATCCTCGGCACCGCCGACACCCCGCGGTTCGTGACGGAGTTCCGCACCCGCTGGCTGCCGCTGGTCGAGGACCGCTACCCGCGGCCGGACGGGCCGCCGCGCAGTCCCAGCGACGAGATGATCGGCCTCCTGCACCACCCGGAGCGGATGATCCTGCCCGAACTCGCGGACCACCCGGCCCACTTGCACATCGACCTGCTGCCCGACTGGCAGCGCAGGGGGTACGGGAGGGAGCTGATGCGCACCTTCCTCGCGGCCCTGAACGCCGAGGGTGTCAAGGGCGTTCACCTGTCCATGCTCACCGCCAACACCCCGGCCAGGGCCTTCTACGACCGGCTCGGCTTCACGGAGATCACGGTCCCCGACCCCGGACCCGTCACCTACCTGGTGCGCTCCACGGAGGCGGACCTGTAGCCCGTCGCCGGCACCGGGGGTGCCGCGCGGTCCCGCTGGGCAGGTAGTCCTGGACGAGACCGTGACGGGGGGCGGACAGCCGGTGGTGAGAGGTGTATGACGTGAGTGAGCCGACCGTGTGGCAATTCTCCGACGACCGCGGACAGGTGTCGACCGCCGGGCAGCGCCCGGAGCGGGTGCTCGCCTATGTCCAGGCCGGTGCGACGTTATGGGATCACGGCATCCGCCCGAGCGCGATATTCGGCTCCGGGCACGACGATCCGGTGGTGCCGGACGTGGCGAAGACCGGTTCGCTGCCCCTGGACGGGACCGCGTACGTCGGGGCGGGCCCCGCGCTGGACGTGGACACCCTGCTGAGGGGTGAGCCGGACCTCGTGGTGGCCGTCAGCTACGGCGGCGGTCAGGTCTACGGGCTCGACCCGGAGACCGCCAAACATCTGGAGGGGCACGTCCCGGTCGTCGTCATCGACGTCGGCCAGGCGCGCACCCTCGCCGAGATCGGTGACCGCTTCGCCGGGCTGGCGCGCTCCCTCGGCGCCGAGGAGCCCGCGGCGGCCACGCGGGAACTGGACGCCGCCCGCGACCGGTTGCGTGCCCTCACCGCGGGGCCCGGCCCCACGAGGGTCCTGGCCCTGTCCCTGGCCGGCCAGGAGGAGACGCACCTGGCCCGCCCCCGCATGTGGCCGGAACTGCGGGTGCTGGCCGAGCTCGGCGTCGGCCTGGTGGAACCCGCCGACGGGCCGGGGGCCAACTGGTCCACGGTCGGCTGGGGCCAGGCCGCGGCCCTGCGCCCGGCCGTGGTGCTCGCCGACATCCGGGCCAACGCCACCCCGCTGGACGAGCTCCGCGGCAACGAGCACTGGGCGTCGGTCGAGCGCTCCGCGCGCGTGGTGCCGTGGAACCCCGAGCCGGTGTGCAGCGCCCGGGCCCATGCGCGGTTCCTCGGCCTGGTGGCCGACGCGCTGGAGGCGTAGCGCCCGGCCGGGTGCGAGCGGTGCCCGCCTGACATGCGGCAGGATCGGAACTCCATGTGTCCGCGGGCCGTTCGCGCACCTCGACGGCGGCTGCGTACACGTCACCGCACTCCAGGAGAGCTCACGCCCATGCTCGACAGACTCGACCTGCTGGTCATCGGTGAATGTGTCGCCGACATCGTCCGGCTGCCGGGTGCGGCCGACCGGGTCCACCCGGGCGGCAGCCCGGCCAACGTCGCGTACGGCCTGGCCAGACTCGGGCACGGCGCGACCCTCCTCACCCAGCTCGGTGCGGACGGGAACGGGCGGCTGATCCGGGACCACCTGACCGGCGCCGGGGTCGACGTCCGTACGGACGGCTCCACCGCGCCCACCCCGTCCGCCGCCGTGACGCTGGACGGGGCGGGCCGGGCCACGTACAGGTTCGAGATCGCCTGGACGCTCGGCCCGGTCGCCCTGGAGCGGGCGCCCGCCCACGTGCACACCGGATCGATCGCCGCGGTGACGGAACCCGGTGCGGCCACGGTCCTCGCCGCCGTCGAATCGCTGCGGTCCGCCGCGACGGTCAGCTACGACCCCAATGTGCGGCCGGAGCTGATGGGGGAACACGAGGCCGCCGTGCGCAGGGTCGAGCTCTGTGTGGCGCTCAGCGATGTCGTCAAGGCGAGTGACGAGGACCTGGAGTGGCTGTATCCGGGCCAGGATCCCGCGAAGGTCGCGGAGCGGTGGCGGGCCACCGGCCCGGCCGTCGTCCTCGTCACCCGGGGCGGGGACGGCGCCTTCGCCGTCCTGCCCGACGGGCAGGTGGCCGTCGAGGCGCTGCCGGTCGAGACGGCCGACACGGTGGGAGCGGGGGACGCCTTCATGTCCGGCACCCTGCACGCGCTCGCCGCCCACGGGCTGCTCGGGCCGGCCGGCCGGGAGCGGCTGCGGTCACTGGACCGGGCCACCGTGGCCGACGTCCTGCGGCACGCGGCGGCATCAGCGGCCGTGACCGTGTCCCGGGCCGGTGCCAGCCCTCCCGACGGACCGGAACTCGCGGCCGCACTCGGCCGGGGCTGAACGCGGCGGTGCCACCGTCACCCCCCACGGGAACGGTGGCACCACGGACGGCGGCGACCAGCCGCCGTCCTCCGCACGAGGACGGTCTACCAACCGCCCGTTACCGAGGCATTACCGGCGGCCGGATCAGATAACCGGCACGGCCCGGGGGAGGGCCGAGTCCACGGTATTGCCCTGCCGGTCCTCGGCCGTCACCCGGAAGCCGAGGAAGCCGCCCTTGACCAGTGCCGTGTGCGGTGCGAGGAAGCGGTACTCGCCGTCGTGCAGCCGCAGGACCAGGACCTGCTTCCAGGTCTTGCCGTTGTCGGACGTGACCCAGGCACGCACCTTGCTCAGGCCGCCCACCGCGCCCGTGACATCGGCCTTCACGAGAAGGGGAAGCCGGGCACGCGCCTGGTTGAGCTCGTTCAGCGGTGCGTCGAACGACACGTTGAGGAGGTTCACCGGCGTCGCCGTCTCACCTGTTCCGCCCGCCGTGAAGGTCCACCTGGCGGTCCCCTCCCCACCCATCGGGAAGATGCCCGCGGAGGTGAATCCGCGCCGCAGCTCGTACGAGGCCTTTCCGGCGTCCTCGAACGTCTTGTCGATCATCGAGGTCTTGTCGGCGACGAGTGTGCCGTTGCGGTAGAGCTGCGTGGTGGCCTGGAAGCGCTGCGGAATGTTGAAGTCGGTGTACTCGCCGACGAGTCCCTTCGGATTGACGTTGTCGTCCAGCCTGAGCTGGAGCCGGGCACCGGTGGCCTGCCCGGTGGCGCGCACGGAGAACGGTCCGGTGAACCAGGTGTCCTGCGTGGAGCTGCCCGGACGGTAGGTGTACTGGAGGGGCGCGTAGTCCATCTGCACACCGCTGACGTTGCGGTACGTGAACCGCAGCCAGATCCGGTCCTCGGCCTGGATGTACTCGGTGCGCTGACGGGGAACGGTCAGGTAGGACGGCGAGGAGACGTTCAGTCCTTCGAGCCCGGTGCCGTAGACCGTGCTGCCCTCCTGGTACCGCAGCTTCTCGTTCATGCCCCGGTACGTCATGCGGACCTTGGCGAACTTCTTGACCTCGCCGCGCGTCAGCCGCCGCTCGGGGTTGTCGCTGACGTCGTCCTGGGCGTAGGCCGCGTCGTAGAGGGCCGTCGTGTCGCCCACGGTGATGTCGCTGTCCGCGTCGGCCAGCCGCCAGCGCTCGTTGAACGCGACCTTGCCCAGGTGGGATCCGGTCGTCGGGGTGATCCACAGCGCGTCCCGGCCGAAGGCCCCGTAGGCGCCGCCGGCCAGCATGCTGTGCCGGATGCCGAACTGTCCGTCGTCCGTCGTGCGCGTCAGATTGCCCGCCATGAACTCCGGCCGGGTCTCCTTGCCCTCCATGGACGCCGTCCAGCGGCGCGCCTTGCGGGCGTCGAAGACGATCTCGTCGGCACCGGGCGCGAGGTCGGCGCTGACGATCGCGATCTGGTACACACCGTCGATGGTCATCGCGATCATGGCCAGACCCATGTACCGGCCCTCCGGGACCCGGAGGTCACGGGTTCCCTCCGCCCGGACCTCCGCGTTCAGCGCGGCACCGTTGTCCGCGTTGAGGAGGGAGATCTGGGCGGCCGCCGGCTTGCCCGCGCGGTCGAGCGTGGTGACCTTGAGGGTCTGCGCCCGGTCCAGCAGCAACGGGATGCGCAGCTCCTGGCCGCCGCCGGACGGCACGGCCGTCAGACCGCCGATGTACGTACCGGTCGGGGTGCCCGCCGTGTCGACGGTCAGGGTCACATCGGTGGACTCGCCCGCCGCCAGGGTGACCACGGAGGCCGACAGCTTCAGCAGACCGGCGGGCGGGGTCGAACCCGTCGCCGCCAGCGAGCCCTTGAGGGCGAGGGTGACCGGGGCGTCCGCCGTGTTGGTGAGCTTCACGGTACGGGTCGCGGTGCCGTCCGACACGTCGAGCCGGCCGAAGTCCACGGCGCCGGTGTCGGCCACCACGGACTGCTTCAGCGCCGCGGGGAGGTTCACCACGCCGGTGCCGACGTCATACATCGTCTGACCGGCCTGCGGGGCCGTCGTGGTGCCCATCAGGGTGTGCTTCAGCTGGTCGGCGGTCCAGTCGGGGTGCTCCTGGGCCAGGTCGACGGCGGCGCCCGTGATGTGCGGGGCGGCCATCGACGTACCGCTCAGCGCGGTGTAGGCGGGATCGGCCTGCGGCGTCCCGATGTTCGTACCCGTGGCGCGTGCCGCCACGACGTTGACACCGGGGGCGGCGATCTCCGGCTTCACCGTGCCGTTCATCGACGGTCCGCGGCTGGAGAACGAGGCGGTGCCGCCGGCGAAGTCCACCGCGGCGACGGACAGGGCGTGCGGGGCGATCGATGGCGCGGACACCGTGCCGATGTTCGGCCCGGTGTTGCCCGCCGACACGACGAACAGCGTGCCGGATGAGGTGGCCAGTGCCTCCAGCGACTGGGTGACCGGGTCCATGCCGTTCGTCGGGCCGCTGCCCAGCGACATGTTGACGACCTTCGCGCCCTGCGCGACGGCCCACTCCATCCCGGCGATGACCTGCGAGTCGGAACCGGAACCGTCGTCGCCGAGCACCTTGCCGACGATCAGGTCCGCGTCCGGGGCGACACCCGAGCGCACTCCCGGCGCACCGGCCCCGCTGCCCGCGACGGTCGCCGCCACATGGGTGCCGTGGCCCACCTTGTCGAGCGTGTTGCCGGTGCCCGAGAAGTCCTTGGACTCACTGATCCGGCCCACGAGGTCGGCGTGTGTCCGGTCCGCGCCGGTGTCCAGCACGGCCACCTTCACGCCCTTGCCCGTCCGGCCGGACTGCCAGGCCGTGTCGGCGCCTATCTGCGTGAGGTTGCGGTCCAGGGCGTCGGCGTGGACCCTGCCGTCGAGCCAGATGCTCTGCACGCCCTCGATCGCGCCCTTGGCACCCAGGGCGTCACCGACCTCGGACGCGTCGTCCTTGTCCAGCACCGCCGTGCTGGCCCTCAGCGAGCGGAAGTCCCGCTTGGCGGGCAGCAGTCCGCCGGCGGTCAGGGCCTGCGGCCGGGCGGCACCGGTCCGCCGCACGATCAGCGGGAGCGATCCGACGCGGGCGTCGTCGTAGCCGTCGCGGACCAGACCGTCGACGTTGAACAGCTGCGGGTCCAGCACCGAGCCGACCTTGCCGATGACGTCGCTCGGGTAGAAGTACGCGTCGCCGTCGATGTCCGTCCGCATCAGGACGGTCCCCGGCCGCGAACCGGCCGCCGGAACCGCGCTGTACG harbors:
- a CDS encoding glycoside hydrolase family 13 protein, yielding MAANRPSEATATWWRDAAIYQIYVRSFADGDGDGTGDLAGVRARLPYLVELGVDALWFTPWYLSPLADGGYDVADYRSIDPAFGTLAEAEKLIAEARELGIRTIIDVVPNHVSDQHAWFRAALEAGSGSPERDLFHFRTGRGADGEIPPNDWVSEFGGTPWTRLDDGEWYLHLFATQQPDLNWAHPAVRQEHEDVLRFWFERGVSGVRIDSAALLAKDPDLPDFVHGSDPHPFVDRDELHGIYRSWRAIADEYDGIFVGEVWLPDTERFARYLRPDELHTAFNFNFLACPWDAALLRTAIDDTLAEHASVGAPATWVLCNHDVTRTVTRYGRAETGFDFAAKTFGTPTDLALGTRRARAAALLSLALPGAAYLYQGEELGLPEADIPLDRIQDPMHFRKGGADPGRDGCRVPLPWAAAEPYAGFGGTAEPWLPQPDGWASYAADLQEGDPDSMLSLYREALRLRRTEPGFETAGEPGIDRLAWLDAAPGVLAFTRTDGLVCVVNLAAEAAALPPHTAVLLTSGPLDDAGRLPQDTAVWLRA
- a CDS encoding cupin, with the translated sequence MDAPNDLNALADEHLAAARTSPHGRSAHLLLHEEPLRQTVIALASGRALDEHNAPPAASLQVLRGTVRLTADSGDVELAAGQLYPIPQERHGLLALEDAAVLLTAVNG
- a CDS encoding GNAT family N-acetyltransferase is translated as MTLLPGPRAYHPDDRAALADICVRTADNGGDSRHLYPDHELMPAIFAAPYAHLEPGLAFVLDDGTGRAVGYILGTADTPRFVTEFRTRWLPLVEDRYPRPDGPPRSPSDEMIGLLHHPERMILPELADHPAHLHIDLLPDWQRRGYGRELMRTFLAALNAEGVKGVHLSMLTANTPARAFYDRLGFTEITVPDPGPVTYLVRSTEADL
- a CDS encoding ABC transporter substrate-binding protein, producing the protein MSEPTVWQFSDDRGQVSTAGQRPERVLAYVQAGATLWDHGIRPSAIFGSGHDDPVVPDVAKTGSLPLDGTAYVGAGPALDVDTLLRGEPDLVVAVSYGGGQVYGLDPETAKHLEGHVPVVVIDVGQARTLAEIGDRFAGLARSLGAEEPAAATRELDAARDRLRALTAGPGPTRVLALSLAGQEETHLARPRMWPELRVLAELGVGLVEPADGPGANWSTVGWGQAAALRPAVVLADIRANATPLDELRGNEHWASVERSARVVPWNPEPVCSARAHARFLGLVADALEA
- a CDS encoding carbohydrate kinase, whose product is MLDRLDLLVIGECVADIVRLPGAADRVHPGGSPANVAYGLARLGHGATLLTQLGADGNGRLIRDHLTGAGVDVRTDGSTAPTPSAAVTLDGAGRATYRFEIAWTLGPVALERAPAHVHTGSIAAVTEPGAATVLAAVESLRSAATVSYDPNVRPELMGEHEAAVRRVELCVALSDVVKASDEDLEWLYPGQDPAKVAERWRATGPAVVLVTRGGDGAFAVLPDGQVAVEALPVETADTVGAGDAFMSGTLHALAAHGLLGPAGRERLRSLDRATVADVLRHAAASAAVTVSRAGASPPDGPELAAALGRG
- a CDS encoding S8 family serine peptidase translates to MRPLARARIVAALAVAALCSPTLVPSAAAGPVSVPSSNASGKAGHRTVTLITGDRVTVTTTPDGRKSYSAVPAAGSRPGTVLMRTDIDGDAYFYPSDVIGKVGSVLDPQLFNVDGLVRDGYDDARVGSLPLIVRRTGAARPQALTAGGLLPAKRDFRSLRASTAVLDKDDASEVGDALGAKGAIEGVQSIWLDGRVHADALDRNLTQIGADTAWQSGRTGKGVKVAVLDTGADRTHADLVGRISESKDFSGTGNTLDKVGHGTHVAATVAGSGAGAPGVRSGVAPDADLIVGKVLGDDGSGSDSQVIAGMEWAVAQGAKVVNMSLGSGPTNGMDPVTQSLEALATSSGTLFVVSAGNTGPNIGTVSAPSIAPHALSVAAVDFAGGTASFSSRGPSMNGTVKPEIAAPGVNVVAARATGTNIGTPQADPAYTALSGTSMAAPHITGAAVDLAQEHPDWTADQLKHTLMGTTTAPQAGQTMYDVGTGVVNLPAALKQSVVADTGAVDFGRLDVSDGTATRTVKLTNTADAPVTLALKGSLAATGSTPPAGLLKLSASVVTLAAGESTDVTLTVDTAGTPTGTYIGGLTAVPSGGGQELRIPLLLDRAQTLKVTTLDRAGKPAAAQISLLNADNGAALNAEVRAEGTRDLRVPEGRYMGLAMIAMTIDGVYQIAIVSADLAPGADEIVFDARKARRWTASMEGKETRPEFMAGNLTRTTDDGQFGIRHSMLAGGAYGAFGRDALWITPTTGSHLGKVAFNERWRLADADSDITVGDTTALYDAAYAQDDVSDNPERRLTRGEVKKFAKVRMTYRGMNEKLRYQEGSTVYGTGLEGLNVSSPSYLTVPRQRTEYIQAEDRIWLRFTYRNVSGVQMDYAPLQYTYRPGSSTQDTWFTGPFSVRATGQATGARLQLRLDDNVNPKGLVGEYTDFNIPQRFQATTQLYRNGTLVADKTSMIDKTFEDAGKASYELRRGFTSAGIFPMGGEGTARWTFTAGGTGETATPVNLLNVSFDAPLNELNQARARLPLLVKADVTGAVGGLSKVRAWVTSDNGKTWKQVLVLRLHDGEYRFLAPHTALVKGGFLGFRVTAEDRQGNTVDSALPRAVPVI